ACCCGCCGGCCGTGCTGATCGGCGTCGTCGCGATCCTGCTCGTCGCGGCCGTGAACCTGTGGGGCGTCGCGGAGTCGATGCGGGTCAACGTCGTGATCACCTGCATCGAGCTGGCCGGCCTGCTGTTCATCATCGGCGTCGGCGGCTGGGTGCTGGCCACCGGCGGTGGCGACCCGGGCGCCGCGTTCGAGTTCTCCGGCACCGGCTTCGGCGTGGCCACCGGCCTGCTGGCCGGCGCCGCCACCGCGTTCTACGCGTTCATCGGCTTCGAGGACTCGGCGAACCTGGCCGAGGAGGTCACCGAGCCGCGGAAGTGCTTCCCGCCGGCGCTGGTCACCGGCCTGGTGCTGGCCGGTGTCGTCTACCTGCTGGTCGCGTTCACGGCCGCGATGACGGTGCCGCTGGACACGCTGGTCGCGTCGTCCGGCCCGCTGCTGGAGGTGGTCCGGATCGGCGCGCCGGACCTGCCCGCCGAGCGGGTGTTCTCCGCCGTGTCGATCATCGCGGTCAGCAACACCATGCTGATCAACATGCTGATGGCGTCCCGGCTGCTCTACGGCATGGCCAACCGCGGTGTGCTGCCGCCGATCTTCGGCCGGCTCGGCGCCCGCCGCACGCCGTGGGTCGCGATCGCGTTCACCACGGCCGCCGCGGTCGGGCTGCTGATCGCGGTGGACGACCTCGGTGACCTCTCCGACACCACGGTGCTGCTGCTCACCGGCGTGTTCCTGGCCGTCAACGTGTCCGCGCTGGTGCTCCGCCGGGACACCGTCGACCACGACCACTTCCGCGCGCCGACCGTCGTGCTGGTGCTCGGCGCGATCGTCTCCGCGCTCTTCCTGCTGCCGGTGGTCCGCGACGCCGGCATCTACCTGCTGGCGTTCTGGATGCTGCTCGGCGGCGCGGCGCTCTGGGCGGTCAACTGGGCGATCACCCGGTCGACCGCACGCTGATGTCCTTGACCCGCACGGTGTAGGGCGGCGGCGGGCCGTCCTGCGCCGCGCCGGACACGCCGAGCGTCACCTTCCCGGCCGGCAGCCGGCCGGCCAGCGGGAGGATCGCCACCTGCTCCGTGCCGCGCCACACCCGAACCCGGTCGGCCTCCGCGCGGATGGTCAGCGCGACCGGCCCGCCCAGCGCGATCGGGCTGGTCAGTGCCTTGGCGGCGAGCTCGGTCTTGAGACCGGTCCCGGTCGGCTGCCGGTCCAGGCGCAGGTCGTTCTCGCAGACGTGCAGCACGTATCCGTCCGGATCGTTGACGCCGAGCCAGAACGACGCGCACGAGCCCGGCGTGACCAGGGTGGCGGTCGCCGCGATCTCCACGTCGCCGCCGAACACGGTGGCCGGCCCGGTGCACCGGAACCAGCCGTCGGACTGCTTCGTGATCTCCATCGAGCCGCCCGTGAACGCGCAGATGCCGCCGAACTCCGTGCTCGCCGCCCAGTTCGCGCCGCTGGTCAGCGGGTCCGCGACCGCGTGGCCGGCGGCACCGGGGGCCAGCGGTTCCGGCAGCGCGTTGCCGGTGCTGGACTCGCCGCCGGGTGACTCCGACCCGGGCAGCACCCCGCCGTCGCCCGCGACCGCCGGGCCGCTCGGGCCCGCACCGGCCGGATTCAGCCCGCCGCCGGCCGGGTCGTCGCCGCCGCGCGTCGACAGCGGGATCGCGATCGCGGCCACGATCGCCACCACGGTCAGCACCCCGGCCACGACCGCCACCAGCCGGGCCCGCTTCCGGGCCGGCGTCGCGGGAGTCGCCGCGCCCACCGGAACGGCCGCGGCCACCGGCGCCGCGGGCGTCTCGGCCGGCGGCGTCACCACCGCGACCACCTCGGCCGGCGGCAACTCGTCCGTCGCCTCGCCGCTCGCGTCGAGCAGCATGTCGAGCAGCTTGCGCGCGGTCGGCCGGTCCTCCGGCTTCTTCGCCAGCGCCGCCGACACCACCTTGCGCAGCTCCGGCGTCAGGCCCTCCAGGTCGGGTTCGCCGGAGATGATCCGCATCGCGGTCAGCGGCATCGACGCGTCCTGGAACGGCGTGCGCCCGGTGCCCGCGTACGCGACCACGGCACCCCACGCGAAGATGTCCGCCTTCGGCGTGGTCGGCGCCTTCCCGGCCGTGTCCAGGCGCTCCGGCGGCATGTACGCCACCGTGCCCAGCATCTCG
This genomic window from Catenuloplanes niger contains:
- a CDS encoding serine/threonine protein kinase, which codes for MKSPRVAPDEGAADVSRGAKISPLHSLDPTELGKYQIKGRLGEGGMGTVYLAEDEEGRQVAVKVIRTDLAAEPDFRRRFRSEVNRAKQVPPFCTAEVLDADPDHEHPYLVVEFVDGPSLADVVKEQGPLTPANLHGLAIGMATALVAIHGAGVVHRDLKPRNVLLPPGSPKVIDFGIARATDATSGVTKTHEMLGTVAYMPPERLDTAGKAPTTPKADIFAWGAVVAYAGTGRTPFQDASMPLTAMRIISGEPDLEGLTPELRKVVSAALAKKPEDRPTARKLLDMLLDASGEATDELPPAEVVAVVTPPAETPAAPVAAAVPVGAATPATPARKRARLVAVVAGVLTVVAIVAAIAIPLSTRGGDDPAGGGLNPAGAGPSGPAVAGDGGVLPGSESPGGESSTGNALPEPLAPGAAGHAVADPLTSGANWAASTEFGGICAFTGGSMEITKQSDGWFRCTGPATVFGGDVEIAATATLVTPGSCASFWLGVNDPDGYVLHVCENDLRLDRQPTGTGLKTELAAKALTSPIALGGPVALTIRAEADRVRVWRGTEQVAILPLAGRLPAGKVTLGVSGAAQDGPPPPYTVRVKDISVRSTG
- a CDS encoding APC family permease, which encodes MTTATESTELRRVISRPVLTFFILGDVLGAGIYSLTGEVGADSGGAIWASFLIAFGLAFLTAFAYLELVTKYPQAAGAALYVDRAFGIRALSFMVTFAVMASGVTSAAFAASRVGGRYFTGLTGVENPPAVLIGVVAILLVAAVNLWGVAESMRVNVVITCIELAGLLFIIGVGGWVLATGGGDPGAAFEFSGTGFGVATGLLAGAATAFYAFIGFEDSANLAEEVTEPRKCFPPALVTGLVLAGVVYLLVAFTAAMTVPLDTLVASSGPLLEVVRIGAPDLPAERVFSAVSIIAVSNTMLINMLMASRLLYGMANRGVLPPIFGRLGARRTPWVAIAFTTAAAVGLLIAVDDLGDLSDTTVLLLTGVFLAVNVSALVLRRDTVDHDHFRAPTVVLVLGAIVSALFLLPVVRDAGIYLLAFWMLLGGAALWAVNWAITRSTAR